The Phyllopteryx taeniolatus isolate TA_2022b chromosome 17, UOR_Ptae_1.2, whole genome shotgun sequence genome window below encodes:
- the drd1b gene encoding dopamine receptor D1b produces MDHNFSTVRDGRQILPEHDSSKRVLTGCFLSLLIFTTLLGNTLVCVAVTKFRHLRSKVTNFFVISLAISDLLVAILVMPWKAATEIVGFWPFGAFCNVWVAFDIMCSTASILNLCVISVDRYWAISSPFRYERKMTPRVACLMISVAWTLSVLISFIPVQLNWHKTQSTTYAEFNGTYPGELPPDNCDSSLNRSYAISSSLISFYIPVAIMIVTYTRIYRIAQKQIRRISALERAAESAKNRHSSMGNTSSIESESLFKMSFKRETKVLKTLSVIMGVFVCCWLPFFILNCMVPFCEPNLPNDANDFHCISPTTFDVFVWFGWANSSLNPIIYAFNADFRKAFSILLGCHRLCPGSNTIEILSINNNAGAPLPNPSCQYQPKSHIPKEGNHSDGSVMPHSILCQEEELHKLDGGVTDEMEVGVVNNALDKLCPAISGNLDSDTEITLEKINPITQNGQHNTMSC; encoded by the coding sequence ATGGATCACAATTTCTCAACGGTTCGAGACGGCAGACAGATTCTGCCCGAGCACGACTCGTCCAAACGTGTCCTGACGGGATGCTTCCTTTCCCTCCTCATCTTCACCACGCTGTTGGGCAACACGCTGGTGTGCGTAGCCGTCACCAAGTTCCGCCACCTGCGCTCCAAGGTCACCAACTTCTTCGTCATCTCTCTGGCCATCTCCGACCTTCTGGTCGCCATCCTGGTGATGCCTTGGAAGGCCGCAACAGAGATCGTAGGTTTCTGGCCCTTTGGAGCCTTCTGCAACGTATGGGTGGCGTTTGACATCATGTGCTCCACCGCCTCCATCTTGAATCTTTGCGTAATCAGCGTCGACCGCTACTGGGCCATCTCCAGTCCGTTCCGCTACGAACGCAAAATGACCCCCAGAGTGGCGTGTCTGATGATCAGCGTGGCCTGGACGCTGTCCGTTCTCATCTCTTTCATCCCAGTTCAGCTGAACTGGCACAAAACTCAGAGTACTACCTACGCTGAGTTCAACGGAACGTACCCGGGCGAGCTGCCCCCCGACAACTGTGACTCCAGCCTTAACCGGTCTTACGCCATCTCCTCGTCGCTCATCAGTTTCTACATCCCCGTGGCAATCATGATTGTCACGTACACCCGCATCTACCGCATCGCCCAAAAACAGATCCGGAGGATATCCGCCTTGGAGAGGGCAGCGGAGAGTGCCAAAAACCGTCACAGCAGCATGGGGAACACGTCCAGCATAGAGAGTGAGAGTTTGTTCAAAATGTCCTTCAAGCGAGAAACCAAAGTGTTAAAGACGCTCTCAGTCATCATGGGGGTGTTTGTGTGCTGCTGGTTGCCCTTCTTCATCCTCAACTGCATGGTTCCCTTCTGCGAGCCCAACCTGCCCAACGATGCCAACGACTTCCACTGCATCAGCCCGACCACCTTTGACGTGTTCGTGTGGTTTGGCTGGGCCAACTCATCGCTCAACCCCATCATCTACGCCTTCAACGCCGACTTCCGCAAGGCCTTCTCCATCCTGCTGGGCTGCCACCGCCTTTGCCCGGGGAGCAACACCATCGAGATCCTCAGCATCAACAACAATGCCGGAGCGCCACTTCCCAACCCCAGCTGCCAGTACCAGCCCAAAAGCCACATTCCAAAGGAGGGCAACCACTCGGATGGCTCCGTGATGCCCCACAGCATCTTGTGTCAGGAGGAGGAGTTACACAAGCTGGATGGAGGCGTCACAGACGAGATGGAGGTAGGTGTGGTAAACAATGCCTTGGACAAACTGTGCCCAGCCATCTCGGGGAATCTAGACAGCGACACAGAGATTACTCTGGAAAAGATCAACCCCATAACCCAGAACGGACAGCACAACACCATGTCCTGCTGA